A part of Setaria viridis chromosome 8, Setaria_viridis_v4.0, whole genome shotgun sequence genomic DNA contains:
- the LOC117833059 gene encoding AT-hook motif nuclear-localized protein 1, with the protein MEGREGVAVAGGHESGHGLFRADITMTEAQEAAKGYQSSPSPSTSPTSSPPPAEAGHGGDATATPLAWSLGGDKPSEAAGDNGMQTAGQSEQANLSSGRRRGRPRGSGRRQILATLGEWYAMSAGGSFTPHVIIVGTGEDVAGRIMSFSQKGPRSICILSANGSISNVTLRQPDSSGSTFTYEGRFEILQLMGSFTMAEEGRRRTGGLSVSLAGPDGRVVGGVVAGMLRAASPIQVIVGSFLPNSLKQHQRRMNLQQQASPAPALPAPVVPPPLLTAAMPISQAAPGNGYHGPPASAASPQPHATVEHGAMNLNTTGFTMVGWPASSPPMAHRASPDINVSLTPQE; encoded by the exons ATGGAGGGAAGGGAGGGCGTTGCAGTGGCAGGAGGCCATGAATCCGGTCATGGTCTCTTCAGAGCAGACATAACCATGACAGAGGCGCAAGAAGCAGCAAAGGGGTACCAATCCTCTccctcgccgtcgacgtcccccacgtCGTCCCCGCCACCGGCCGAAGCTGGCCACGGAGGGGATGCCACCGCAACTCCACTTGCGTGGAGTCTGGGCGGGGACAAGCCGAGCGAGGCCGCGGGGGACAACGGCATGCAGACCGCTGGGCAGAGTGAGCAAGCCAACTTGAGCTCCGGACGGCGCAGGGGCCGCCCGCGCGGCTCCGGCAGGCGCCAGATCCTAGCCACTCTAG GGGAATGGTACGCGATGTCAGCCGGAGGGAGTTTCACACCTCATGTCATCATCGTGGGTACTGGGGAG GATGTGGCGGGGCGCATAATGTCGTTTTCTCAGAAGGGTCCACGCTCGATCTGCATCCTCTCTGCGAATGGGTCAATCTCTAATGTAACATTGAGGCAGCCGGATTCATCTGGTAGCACCTTCACCTATGAG GGCCGTTTTGAGATTCTGCAATTGATGGGCTCTTTTACAATGGCTGAGGAAGGTAGGAGGAGAACCGGTGGGCTCAGCGTCTCTCTTGCTGGCCCTGATGGCCGTGTGGTTGGCGGTGTCGTGGCTGGGATGCTGCGTGCTGCCAGTCCTATACAG GTGATTGTGGGGAGCTTCCTGCCCAATAGTCTGAAGCAGCATCAGAGGAGGATGAACTTGCAGCAACAAGCATCACCTGCTCCGGCACTCCCTGCACCTGTGGTTCCCCCTCCACTTCTCACAGCGGCAATGCCGATCTCTCAGGCTGCTCCGGGTAACGGCTACCATGGGCCACCAGCGTCCGCAGCATCTCCACAACCCCATGCCACCGTGGAGCACGGCGCGATGAACCTGAACACGACGGGCTTCACCATGGTTGGCTGGCCTGCAAGCTCACCGCCCATGGCGCACAGGGCTTCACCTGACATCAACGTCAGCTTGACTCCCCAGGAGTAG
- the LOC117866582 gene encoding proteinaceous RNase P 2-like, with product MFMLIIKQYVLIIVRLCMLNIEQLDAVVAELRDRYHGKWPLVILHNKRIAKLMENSSNRHSIETWRTNGALYTSPSGSNDDWYWLYAAIKLNCLLVTNDEMRDHIFELLGSSFFPKWKQRHQVKYTFNKGKAVLVMPPPYSSEIQESEMGCWHIPMEEKSGNERGRIWLCIGRGGSCKEDGEVPATNGVVHEIPPTEASNVIQQRLAENKDELITGKRKDRD from the exons ATGTTCATGTTGATAATTAAGCAATACGTGCTAATTATTGTTCGACTTTGCATGCTTAATATAGAGCAGCTGGATGCCGTTGTAGCAGAGCTACGGGATAGATATCATGGGAAATGGCCACTTGTCATACTACATAATAAACGAATTGCCAAGCTTATGGAAAATTCATCTAATAGACATTCGATTGAGACTTGGAGAACAAATGGGGCTTTGTATACTTCACCAAGTGGGTCAAACGATGACTG GTATTGGCTATATGCAGCAATCAAACTAAATTGTTTGCTTGTGACTAATGATGAAATGAGAGATCACATATTCGAGCTTCTAGGGTCGTCCTTTTTTCCAAAGTGGAAGCAACGTCATCAG GTAAAGTACACCTTTAATAAAGGAAAAGCGGTGCTTGTGATGCCACCCCCTTATTCTTCAGAGATTCAA GAGTCGGAAATGGGATGTTGGCACATCCCAATGGAAGAGAAGTCTGGGAATGAGAGAGGTAGGATTTGGCTTTGTATTGGCAGGGGAGGTTCCTgcaaagaagatggtgaagTTCCTGCAACTAATGGAGTTGTCCACGAAATTCCTCCAACTGAGGCATCTAACGTGATACAGCAGAGGCTGGCCGAAAATAAGGATGAGTTGATAACTGGTAAAAGAAAGGATAGAGATTGA
- the LOC117833237 gene encoding uncharacterized protein — protein MRKLREPRGGGEKVGVLAFEVAALMSRAAGLWRALGDAHLARLRAEAIRLEGVRRFVADDDAALLALALAEKAAACRDLSRAVTRLSARCADPLVRRFDALFAALVKGGGRASDPHGLRYAAEKKMDRKARKMQRLVAATAHLCHEIDVLAELEQALRRDSRGGHRAANGGGETARRVARQRREVERLRGASLWNRSFDYAVRLLARSLFTIVTRITEVFDLEPTNISISSSMDDDSNSKVSRLSWSSSFVSSSMQSMVYPSDVVAADTPQRMLRARSSKTTSGNARRFLMSRSKSLRQQLKWPAAGRHLVGCVVMGSNSPIRNGWIHGDADLPLSFSYISAASNDDYSISINFQPQTDHHTNARPSTSVFESTHDVLTNAPATSLGGAGLALHYANLTMLIEKLAVSPHHICSNERDDLYGMLTDRIRASLKVRLKPFAAMNTPCDPVLAAEWSDTVQRILGWLAPLAHNMIRWQAERNFEKRNVASSDGVLLLQTLHFADLRKTEAAVTELLVGLNYLWRFGRELEAKAKMESAG, from the coding sequence ATGCGGAAGCTGCGCGAGCCGAGGGGCGGCGGGGAGAAGGTGGGCGTGCTGGCCTTCGAGGTGGCCGCGCTCATGTCGCGGGCCGCCGGCCTGTGGCGCGCGCTCGGGGACGCCCACCTCGCGCGCCTCCGCGCCGAGGCCATCCGCCTCGAGGGCGTGCGCCGCTTCGTCGCTGACGACGACGCCGCGCTCCTGGCCCTCGCGCTAGCCGAGAAGGCCGCCGCGTGCCGCGACCTCTCCCGCGCCGTGACGCGGCTCTCGGCGCGCTGCGCCGACCCGCTCGTCCGCCGGTTCGACGCCCTATTCGCGGCCCTCGTCAAGGGCGGCGGACGCGCCTCCGACCCGCACGGGCTGCGGTACGCCGCCGAGAAGAAGATGGACCGGAAGGCGCGCAAGATGCAGCGCCTGGTGGCCGCCACGGCGCACCTGTGCCACGAGATCGACGTGCTCGCGGAGCTCGAGCAGGCCCTGCGCCGCGACAGCCGCGGCGGGCACCGCGCGGCGAACGGCGGAGGGGAaaccgcgcgccgcgtggcgcgGCAGAGGCGGGAGGTTGAGCGCCTCCGGGGGGCCTCCCTCTGGAACCGCAGCTTCGACTACGCCGTCCGGCTGCTCGCCAGGTCGCTCTTCACCATCGTGACGAGGATCACAGAGGTGTTCGACCTGGAGCCAACGAACATCTCAATCTCCTCCTCCATGGATGACGACTCCAACTCCAAGGTCTCGCGGCTTTCATGGAGCAGCTCGTTCGTGAGCAGCAGCATGCAGTCCATGGTGTACCCTTCCGACGTCGTGGCCGCGGACACTCCTCAGAGGATGCTGCGTGCAAGATCCAGCAAGACTACCAGCGGCAACGCTCGTCGGTTTCTCATGTCCAGGAGCAAAAGCTTGAGGCAGCAGCTCAAGTGGCCGGCGGCTGGCAGGCACCTCGTCGGCTGCGTGGTCATGGGGAGCAATTCTCCGATCAGAAACGGGTGGATCCATGGCGACGCTGACCTTCCACTGAGCTTCAGCTACATATCCGCAGCCAGCAACGACGATTATTCCATCAGCATCAACTTCCAGCCCCAAACGGATCATCACACGAACGCGAGGCCTTCGACGTCCGTGTTCGAGTCCACGCACGACGTTCTGACCAACGCGCCGGCGACGtccctcggcggcgccggcctggCGCTGCACTACGCGAACCTCACCATGCTCATCGAGAAGCTCGCCGTCTCGCCTCACCACATCTGCTCCAACGAGAGGGACGACCTGTACGGCATGCTGACGGACAGGATCCGGGCGTCTCTCAAAGTGCGCCTCAAACCGTTCGCCGCCATGAACACGCCCTGCGACCCCGTCCTGGCCGCCGAGTGGTCCGACACCGTGCAGAGGATTCTGGGGTGGCTGGCGCCGCTCGCCCACAACATGATCCGGTGGCAGGCCGAGAGGAACTTCGAGAAGCGGAACGTCGCGTCGAGCGACGGCGTCCTGCTTCTGCAGACGCTCCATTTCGCAGATCTGAGGAAGACTGAAGCTGCGGTGACCGAGCTGCTCGTTGGTCTGAATTACCTCTGGAGATTTGGGAGGGAGCTCGAAGCAAAGGCCAAAATGGAGTCAGCGGGTTAG
- the LOC117833057 gene encoding uncharacterized protein — protein MAKGDDALARKRNRVRRKRLRSSENAVSARVAAIIASKRRRKSGKRRGCEGMCFSLPTPDDPFNERHGKKRKGEEPTDDTEDAAAAATVAKDDKPKKKDATKKQPPAKAGAKAKSKDVRERATETEEGRVDFDRPSKFLVVCLNAIRDAVAPEDGGGSSIHGAGDWGVELWRSCSAPATSDVLDTSGACATMEQTAWLVSTACDIVARKERLGMVVSCPFLLYLVPSQEKAAQVRSICKPLKPLGIHSVSLHPGASVEHQISGLKTCEPEFLIATPERLLELVSLKAIDISNVSMLVIDGLKYFLDLNVSDKIFSIRDAISSNPQITIFTDSSDKNVATMVKNLLRGRITKLSINDSVSSRSAFVTQHVHFCPSEKLKTSKVKEILEQIMQSHAKQSSKVLLVAASDKKAQHLSSSLKLENCTVTDGSHGNSFTICSSVGLMNLHIKDRENLVMTDIEGFDIVLVVDLPPSVDEYSGILTGVARQTIGGEVHSVFCNTDAPVAKPLAELLANCSQVVPEFLKKLES, from the exons ATGGCGAAAGGCGACGACGCGTTGGCGCGGAAGCGCAATCGGGTGCGCCGCAAGCGCCTGCGCAGCAGCGAGAACGCCGTCTCCGCGCGGGTCGCGGCAATCATCgcctccaagcgccgccgcaaGTCCGGGAAGCGCCGCGGCTGCGAGGGCATGTGCTTCTCGCTCCCCACGCCCGACGACCCCTTCAACGAGCGCCACGGGAAGAAGCGCAAGGGTGAGGAGCCGACCGACGACACAGAagacgcggccgccgccgccaccgtagccAAGGACGACAAACCCAAGAAGAAGGACGCGACTAAAAAACAGCCGCCGGCGAAGGCCGGGGCCAAGGCCAAGTCGAAGGATGTACGCGAGCGAGCGACGGAAACGGAAGAGGGCCGCGTGGACTTCGACCGGCCGTCCAAGTTCCTGGTGGTTTGCCTCAACGCCATCCGGGATGCGGTGGCgcccgaggacggcggcggcagcagcatccACGGCGCCGGCGACTGGGGCGTGGAGCTCTGGAGGTCCTGCTCCGCCCCGGCGACGTCCGACGTGCTCGACACAAGCGGCGCGTGCGCCACGATGGAGCAGACGGCGTGGCTCGTCTCCACGGCCTGCGACATCGTCGCCAGGAAGGAGAGGCTTGGGATGGTCGTCTCCTGCCCCTTCCTGCTGTACCTCGTCCCGTCCCAGGAGAAGGCCGCGCAG GTGCGATCTATATGCAAACCCTTGAAGCCTCTTGGGATTCATTCAGTGAGCTTGCATCCTGGCGCTTCGGTTGAACATCAGATCTCTGG ACTAAAAACTTGTGAGCCGGAGTTTCTTATAGCTACCCCTGAGAGGCTTCTTGAACTTGTTTCACTAAAGGCAATTGACATATCAAATGTATCAATGCTG GTCATTGATGGACTGAAATATTTCCTGGACCTCAATGTTAGTGACAAAATCTTTTCTATTAGAGATGCCATATCAAGCAATCCTCAGATAACTATCTTCACTGACTCATCTGACAAAAATGTTGCAACTATGGTTAAAAATCTACTCCGTGGAAGAATTACAAAGCTCTCTATCAATGATTCGGTTTCTTCAAGGAGTGCTTTTGTAACGCAGCATGTGCATTTCTGTCCATCGGAGAAGCTGAAAACATCAAAG GTCAAGGAAATTCTTGAGCAGATTATGCAGAGTCATGCTAAACAGTCATCAAAGGTTCTGCTAGTAGCAGCAAGCGATAAAAAAGCACAGCACCTATCATCATCACTTAAACTGGAAAATTGCACAGTAACTGATGGCTCACATGGCAACTCTTTTACCATATGCAGCAG TGTGGGGCTGATGAACCTACATATTAAAGACCGGGAGAACCTGGTGATGACAGATATAGAGGGGTTTGACATTGTGTTGGTTGTTGATTTGCCTCCTTCAGTTGATGAATACAGTGGGATCCTCACTGGGGTTGCTCGTCAGACGATTGGAGGGGAGGTCCATAGTGTCTTTTGTAACACTGATGCTCCTGTTGCGAAACCTTTGGCTGAGCTTCTTGCAAACTGCAGCCAGGTGGTGCCTGAATTTCTCAAAAAATTGGAGTCTTGA
- the LOC117833236 gene encoding phytosulfokines 5, with translation MRRCSCRITSPLAALALLLLLIFFHGAAAARPLPVSVPPLVNQENGAKVAADDEPVIQKGAAGSGDELSSVAEAEVMGAEEEAEEPACEEGNDDDCMQRRLLRDAHLDYIYTQHKGKP, from the exons ATGAGGCGTTGCAGCTGCCGTATCACTTCGCCGCTCGCGGCTCttgccctgctcctcctcctcatcttcttccacggcgcggcagcggctcgCCCCCTGCCTGTTTCTGTTCCTCCTCTGGTTAACCAAG AGAATGGAGCCAAGGTGGCTGCAGATGATGAGCCGGTGATTCAGAAAGGCGCCGCTGGTAGTGGCGATGAGCTCTCATCGGTCGCTGAGGCTGAGGTGAtgggagcagaggaggaggcggaggagccggcGTGCGAGGAGGGGAACGACGATGACTGCATGCAGAGGCGGCTGCTCCGGGACGCGCACCTCGACTACATCTACACCCAGCACAAGGGCAAGCCGTGA
- the LOC117833060 gene encoding uncharacterized protein encodes MAYMRVTHSDEEGKKVTEKMPIPETRRPDTAKHFERKLEEQGFHRLERHPANAPRGVGIGTPPPKSGRGGKYTWEGPGGLVQDELDPAPPAIDPNDPNYEEDDGAVGAEDDAAKEVVVGEVEVAKVAEEKDGVARVDVAPQLLQEQKQ; translated from the coding sequence ATGGCGTACATGCGCGTGACGCACAGCGACGAGGAGGGCAAGAAGGTGACGGAGAAGATGCCCATCCCGGAGACGCGCCGCCCGGACACGGCCAAGCACTTCGAGCGCAAGCTGGAGGAGCAGGGCTTCCACCGCCTCGAGCGCCACCCCGCCAACGCGCCCCGCGGCGTCGGCATCGGCACCCCGCCGCCCAAGTCCGGGCGCGGCGGCAAGTACACCTGGGAGGGCCCGGGCGGCCTCGTCCAGGACGAGCTCGACCCGGCGCCGCCAGCCATCGACCCCAATGATCCCAACTACGAGGAGGACGATGGAGCCGTCGGGGCTGAGGATGATGCGGCCAAGGAGGTGGTCGTCGGGGAGGTGGAGGTCGCCAAGGTCGCCGAGGAGAAGGACGGCGTCGCCAGGGTTGACGTCGCGCCGCAGCTCCTCCAGGAGCAGAAGCAGTAG